The proteins below come from a single Cervus canadensis isolate Bull #8, Minnesota chromosome 2, ASM1932006v1, whole genome shotgun sequence genomic window:
- the STYXL2 gene encoding serine/threonine/tyrosine-interacting-like protein 2, with the protein MATSGDPEEEQVVPSEEDEADVRSVQARYLRSPSPSQYSMVSDAETESIFMDPIHLSSAVAAKRIINEELKPRGVRVEAECPGMLESAEQLLVEDLYNRVREKMDDTSLYNTPCVLDLQRALVQDRQEAPWNEVDEVWPNIFIAEKSVAVNKGRLKRLGITHILNAAHGTGVYTGPEFYTGLEIQYLGVEVDDFPEVNISQHFRKAAEFLDEALLTYRGKVLVSSEMGISRSAVLVVAYLMIFHNMAVLEALMTVRKKRAIYPNDGFLKQLRELNEKLMEEREEDFSRELGEEAAEEDEDAGSTAAARVRTLTVEEEDDAASHLSGSSLGRASQASKPLTLIREEEEEKLCEAWKRGQSLPTGKVPQGEDGRFSASSRQGEEPEDEDVERIIWEWQSRNERYQAEGQRRWGREEEEEEESDGGSFVRRRRRHTLSESSTSESVSSHDIRVLKQQLEMSSQNRGGRRRSDSMSTESTWDMWNQRLQEIEKEASRKYHSRNKREEVDASSEVGSRLREDDEESVASEASSFYNFCSRNKDKLTALERWKIKRIQFGFHKKDSEAGDGSSEQGAEEVEGEKKSLSDVNLSAYQAWKLKHQKKVGSENKEEVVELGKGEDLALVKKRQRRLELLERSKQTLEESQSMGSWEADSSAASGSIPLSAFWPAAPSVSADGDTASVLSTQSHSSLPSQALSKVGRCLASTPTTPLPNLHVGPGDAISIASIQNWIANVVSETLAQKQNEMLLSSRPPSVVSMKVAPAGSCLGDDQGSMLSGQSSSSLGGCLLPPSQARPSSETQSVLSSHTMSSTRAEGAGSKVKGTSKPIYSLFADNIDLKELGRKEKEMQTELREKMSEYKMEKLASDNKRSSLFKKKKVKEDEDEDDDVGDRDEDTDSAIGSFRYSSRSNSQKPETDTFSSLAVSDGYGSGSRAGREMDNSINKWLSGLRTEEKSPPQSDWSGSSREKYTRSSLLRETESKSSSYKFSKSRSEEQDTSSYHETNSNSVKSTSRFSASSTREGREMHTFSRSTFSETSGSREESPEPYFFRRTPEPSEGEESPEPRRPNGARSRDWEDVEESSKSDFSEFGAKRKFTQSFMRSEEEGEKERMEKREEGRFASGRRSRYWRSTDREEEEEMDDEAIIAAWRRRQEETRTKLQRRRED; encoded by the exons AACTCAAGCCACGTGGGGTCAGAGTTGAGGCAGAGTGTCCAGGCATGCTGGAGTCTGCCGAGCAGTTGCTGGTGGAGGACCTGTACAACCGTGTCCGGGAGAAGATGGATGACACCAGCCTGTACAACACTCCCTGCGTCCTGGACCTCCAGCGGGCCTTGGTCCAAGACCGCCAAGAGGCTCCCTGGAATGAGGTGGATGAGGTCTGGCCTAACATCTTCATAGCAGAGAA GAGTGTGGCTGTGAACAAGGGGAGGCTGAAGAGGCTGGGAATTACTCACATCCTGAATGCAGCTCATGGCACTGGTGTCTACACGGGGCCTGAATTCTACACTGGCCTGGAGATCCAGTACCTGGGTGTGGAGGTTGATGACTTTCCTGAGGTGAATATCTCCCAGCATTTCCGGAAGGCAGCCGAGTTCCTGGATGAAGCCCTGCTGACCTATAGAG GGAAAGTCCTGGTCAGCAGTGAAATGGGCATCAGTCGCTCGGCCGTGCTGGTAGTAGCCTACCTGATGATCTTCCACAACATGGCCGTCCTGGAGGCCTTGATGACTGTGCGCAAGAAGCGGGCCATCTACCCCAACGACGGCTTCCTGAAGCAGCTCCGGGAGCTCAACGAGAAGCTGATGGAGGAGCGAGAAGAGGACTTCAGCAGGGAGTTGGGGGAGGAGGCGGCGGAGGAGGACGAGGACGCCGGGAGCACCGCGGCGGCCAGAGTGCGCACCCTCACGGTGGAGGAGGAGGACGACGCTGCCAGTCACCTGAGTGGCTCCTCCTTGGGGAGGGCCAGCCAGGCCTCCAAGCCCCTCACCCTCATccgtgaggaggaggaggagaagctcTGCGAGGCGTGGAAAAGGGGGCAGAGCCTCCCCACGGGCAAGGTCCCGCAGGGCGAGGACGGCAGGTTCTCAGCCTCCTCTCGTCAAGGTGAGGAGCCTGAAGATGAGGATGTGGAGCGAATCATCTGGGAGTGGCAGAGCCGAAATGAGAGGTACCAGGCAGAAGGGCAGCGGAGGTGGggtagggaggaggaagaggaggaggagagcgaTGGCGGCTCCTTCGtgaggagaagaaggaggcaCACGCTGAGCGAAAGCAGCACCTCCGAGAGTGTGAGCAGCCATGACATCCGGGTCCTGAAGCAGCAGCTGGAGATGAGCAGCCAGAACAGAGGCGGGAGACGCCGCTCTGACTCCATGTCCACGGAGAGCACCTGGGACATGTGGAACCAGAGGCTGCAGGAGATTGAGAAGGAGGCTTCCCGGAAGTACCACTCCAGGAACAAGAGAGAGGAGGTGGATGCCAGCTCGGAGGTGGGGAGCAGGCTGCGGGAGGATGACGAGGAGAGTGTGGCCTCTGAGGCCAGCTCCTTCTATAACTTCTGCAGCAGAAACAAGGACAAACTCACTGCCCTGGAAAGGTGGAAGATCAAGAGAATCCAATTTGGATTTCACAAGAAGGACTCAGAGGCAGGAGATGGCAGCAGTGAGCAAGGTGcggaggaggtggagggagagaagaaaagccTCTCTGATGTCAATCTGTCTGCCTACCAGGCCTGGAAGCTGAAACACCAGAAGAAGGTGGGCAGTGAGAACAAGGAGGAGGTGGTGGAGCTCGGCAAGGGAGAGGACCTGGCCTTGGTCAAGAAGAGGCAGCGGAGGCTGGAGCTGCTGGAGAGAAGCAAGCAGACCCTGGAGGAGAGCCAGTCCATGGGGAGCTGGGAGGCAGACAGCTCAGCTGCCAGTGGGAGCATCCCCCTGTCTGCGTTCTGGCCAGCAGCCCCCTCAGTCAGCGCTGATGGGGACACAGCATCAGTGCTCAGCACCCAGAGCCACAGCTCCCTTCCCTCTCAGGCCCTGAGCAAAGTAGGCAGATGCTTGGCTTCCACCCCCACCACACCTCTACCTAACCTGCATGTGGGGCCTGGAGACGCAATTTCCATTGCCAGCATACAGAACTGGATTGCCAACGTAGTCAGTGAAACTCTTGCCcagaagcaaaatgaaatgcTGTTGTCGTCCCGCCCACCATCCGTTGTAAGCATGAAGGTGGCACCAGCAGGCAGCTGCCTAGGAGATGACCAAGGCTCCATGCTCAGTGGACAGAGCAGTTCCTCCCTGGGGGGCTGCCTGCTGCCTCCAAGCCAGGCAAGACCCAGCTCTGAGACCCAGTCTGTGTTGTCCTCCCATACCATGAGTAGCACAAGAGCTGAAGGTGCTGGGAGCAAAGTGAAGGGGACCAGCAAGCCTATCTATAGCCTCTTTGCTGACAATATTGACCTAAAGGAGCTTGGccggaaggagaaggagatgcaaACAGAGCTGAGGGAGAAGATGTCTGAGTACAAAATGGAGAAGCTGGCCTCCGACAACAAACGCAGCTCCCTTTTCAAGAAGAAGAAGGTCAAGGAAGATGAGGATGAGGATGATGACGTGGGTGACAGGGATGAGGACACTGACAGCGCCATAGGGAGCTTCCGGTATTCTTCCCGCAGCAATTCCCAGAAACCCGAAACAGACACCTTCTCCTCCCTGGCTGTCTCTGATGGCTATGGAAGCGGCAGCAGAGCTGGCAGAGAGATGGATAACAGTATTAATAAGTGGCTCAGTGGCCTCAGGACAGAGGAAAAATCTCCTCCCCAAAGTGATTGGTCTGGAAGCTCCAGGGAAAAGTACACCAGATCTTCCCTGCTTCGGGAGACAGAATCTAAGTCTTCCAGTTACAAGTTCTCCAAATCTCGGTCAGAGGAACAGGACACCTCCTCCTACCACGAGACCAACAGCAACTCGGTAAAAAGCACTTCACGGTTCTCTGCTTCCTccaccagggaaggcagagaGATGCACACATTCTCCAGGTCCACGTTTAGTGAGACCTCAGGCTCCCGAGAGGAAAGCCCAGAGCCCTACTTTTTCCGCCGGACCCCCGAGCCCTCTGAAGGAGAAGAGTCCCCAGAACCACGGCGTCCAAATGGGGCCAGATCCAGGGACTGGGAAGATGTGGAAGAGTCATCCAAGTCAGACTTTTCTGAATTTGGAGCCAAGAGGAAATTCACCCAGAGTTTCATGAGATctgaagaggagggagagaaagagaggatggaaaagagagaagaagggaggtTTGCTTCAGGGCGGCGGTCCCGGTATTGGAGAAGCACtgacagggaggaggaggaggaaatggatgaTGAAGCCATCATTGCTGCCTGGAGACGCCGGCAAGAAGAAACAAGGACTAAGCTGCAGAGAAGAAGGGAGGATTAA
- the DCTN5 gene encoding LOW QUALITY PROTEIN: dynactin subunit 5 (The sequence of the model RefSeq protein was modified relative to this genomic sequence to represent the inferred CDS: inserted 2 bases in 1 codon; substituted 1 base at 1 genomic stop codon) — MNQICFRTCSEEKTPNKNWSSGPLTAQSGSGGAAGSCQSSSQKDWQTDFDRSQSCAEELVALELGEPIYKSEYIETACENKVSRQSVLCGSQNIGKNNGKTIVMNDXIIXGDLANVRVGRHCVVKSRSVLRPPFKKFSKGVAFFPLHIGDHIFTEEDCMANAAHIDSYVQIGKNCVTGRQCVLKGYCKILDNTVLPPETVVPPFTIFSGCPGLFSGELPECTQELMIDITKSDYQQFLPLTQV, encoded by the exons atgaatcaaatatgTTTTAGGACTTGTTCAGAAGAAAAGACTCCGAACAAGAACTGGAGTTCAGGACCACTGACAGCCCAGAGCGGAAGTGGCGGAGCAGCCGGAAGTTGCCAGAGTTCCAGTCAGAAAGACTGGCAGACAGACTTTGACAGGAGCCAGAGCTGTGCTGAGGAGTTGGTGGCCCTGGAGTTGGGCGAACCGATCTACAAGTCCGAGTACATTGAGACAGCATGTGAGAACAAAGTTAGTCGCCAGTCTGTGTTGTGTGGAAGTCAGAACATTGGCAAGAACAATGGCAAGACCATTGTGATGAACGA TATTATCTGAGGGGATCTGGCAAACGTAAGAGTTGGACGTCATTGTGTTGTGAAAAGTCGGAGTGTCCTAAGGCCACCATTCAAGAAATTCAGCAAAGGCGTTGCATTTTTTCCTTTACATATTGGGGACCACATCTTTACTGAGGAAGATTGCATGGCCAACGCAGCTCATATTGACTCTTATGTTCAAATTGGCAAGAATTGTGTGACTGGGCGCCAGTGTGTGTTGAAAGGCTATTGCAAAATTCTTGACAACACAGTGTTACCCCCAGAAACTGTGGTCCCACCATTCACCATCTTCTCAGGCTGCCCAGGACTCTTCTCAGGGGAGCTTCCAGAATGTACCCAGGAGCTGATGATTGACATCACCAAGAGTGACTACCAGCAGTTTTTGCCCTTGACACAGGTCTAA